AATGACACGCATAACTTGCATCAATATCCGTAGGCACGTATACGTCCGGGTCGGAGGAGGGTGCCGTAGGCGGAAGTATCGGTGCGGGTCACCAAATTGGGAGAGAATGCATTAGGTACAATTGGGAGAGAACACATCAGACTAAAAAACTGGGGAGGGAGATTTTGAACGAACGAACGACCGACCACGCGCGTGTTGCGTTCAACCAACCACATGGAAAATATCACATCCATCAAATCAATTCTAACCCTTTTCGAGATGGGGAGTGAGtgggcttgcttgcttgcataATACAACGCAACCCACCCTTCCCGTTCGCTCACCTCCCGCGACGCGTAATTAATTATGTTACTGACAAATGCGAGCAGTCACGCCTGTAATTAGGTATCAAAGACCTTGATTCATCCATACCTAACTATCAGGCAGGCATTCTTGGCAAAGCCGCTCGAATATTAGTCCATCGTACGTACTCGGTAGGGTAATAGGTTGGGGGTGTGCAGAAAGGATCGAACGAATGGATGACTCTTCCCAACAATGAGTTACGGATAGCAAGACCGGGGGGGACATTCAAAGGGTTTGCTAATGGAGTACCGTAGATTAACGGCTTCTTGTCTAGGGGATTCGTGGCTCAGATCGGGGTGAAGAAGAAACTGGTAGTGTATGCAGGACAGACGTCACCTGTCATGTTCGGCACAGCCCTCCTTCGACCTTGGACGCCTGGGTTTAGGTAGTGACTGTACCGTAGTATCCGTACCCGAGCGATCTGGCCCTGGGGCCTGACCTTATTCCGTAGTTGAACAGAGGGAAACCGAAAACGTGTCTATTGTACTGTGCAGAAAATAACTACAGTAGAAAACCTGCGGGTGGCGGAGACGGACGCCTGCGCCGCCTCCCGCGACCATGACCTGGGCTGCTTGATTTCAAAGTACCGGAGTACATGCGGCATCTATTGAACCAGTGAGATGTTCAGCTTCGTCTGATGTCGGGAACGCCCTATTCCACTTAGGGTATCGTCTTTACGAGATGGGACTTGGTACGTATTCCGACTACTCCAATGGGGTGGTCCAGAAATAAACCATCATTTTTTTCATGGAATATGATTTCTTTCCCTGGAAAGACAGCCTTGCAGCTTATGACCTCGTGCATCGTTCCCTCGCTCAATAGTATGTAGAGCCCCGCGCACGTACAGTAGCACACACACGCGCGCACCCACCAGAAGTAGCCGCCCCCAGTCAGTGTGCCGACCAGCAAGGAGAGGgggagggttttttttttttttttttttttttttttagctcGGAGTCCGTTCCGCATTCTGCACCAGGCGCATCTACAGTAGCGGTGGCAGCAACACAATGCAGTTGTACCTCCCCTTGTTCCTCCGATCTAGGCAATAATTAACCTGGCCCTGGAATGCAGACTCGACTTGGAAGTGTCAAGGTGTGCAATGTAATAGGATAATAACAAttgaagaagaaaacaatgGTCGGAACGTGGTTGACTCTGGtgacctttttttctcgcaaGCTTTCCTGATCGGGCCAGCCAAACAGATGATCGCACGAATAGCACAGTTCGCTCGTCAAACAATTAATGAACCACATCTCGCCACGACCGCCCAGCCTCTCGAATCACAGGGAAAGGCGGCGAAAAAAAGCGAGTGGAAGTGATATCACTGACTGGGAGTGGATTCGATGCTGGGTATAGCCGGGGCTTTCCCGGTTGGTACAATTATCAGCTTTATCCGTGGTTGTGGTGGTTTATCGGTCAAAATATTTCCAGAAACTGTTATATTAATATTATACAAATCCTTTACTATGGAGAGATTTGTTTTGATACATATCCACTCGTATTTTGCCTCATCCACGAGGCACTCTCTCGGAAGATTCTatgcctttcgataacaggCTGAAAATCAAGAGTTGCCGGTAGTAATTCTTTTTCGAATCCGGAATTTCCGTTGTTGTCCTATAATCGTTAATACCCACCGCATGCACAAGACAACTCAAATCTTGTACGGAAACAACTCCACCTGCCCAGAAGGCAAAGCCAAAGTAATGAATGCGTCTGGGCAATTTCTAATTTGATTCCTAGACGCCGGGAAAGCCCCATCGGGGGCGGCCAAGTTCAAGGGACCACTGGTGATAATGCGCGAGCTTTGCACATGATAGAAAAATGAAAACCCCTCAGTTTATTGGCGGGCGTCATCGGGGCTCGAGAATTGCCCCTCCCTCATCAGTCACGAAAGGCTCGGGTTGAACCCTCCGCCGAGAAATTGATGACGATGTATGTGTGCGATCCGAGTAAATCTGCTCAGGGTCCTGAGTATCGATCGCGCAACCGAATAATGAAGAGTTCTAGCCCTACTCACCAACCAACACTGACACAGTCAGTGGGTTGATACTCTAGTTtcggttctagttctagacctgATAGTTATAGTTTTTAATGGCGGAGAGTCAGGACTGCCGGGATCCGAAGTCTGTCTATATCTATTAGGATTAAGAAACGAGCTCGAATAACTAATAAACACCGAGGTCTTCTTACCTTGAGCAAGCTCAGGGTAGAGTCAGGTACCCGAGTAGCACTGACAAACACCACACCTTCAAGACCATCACAcctaactttttttttcttttttttttctctcgctCTTCCAGGGTCCAGACCACGCTTTTACGCGCTTGCACTACAATTCAGCGCCGCGTCCTCCGCTGGCTACCCTCCGGGCTAGCGCCGCCACCTTTCACAAGGACACCTTGGATAGATCACGAGGGAGCTTCCCAAACCTGCTAGAAGACACCATCTATttcgtaggtaggtagcaaaGCGTAGTCCCCTCCCCGGAGAACATGTTCCGTTGGCGCCTAGCCGTAGGTAGCCGCGTAAAGCAACAAAGCCTTTTCTTAGTCATAGAGGAAATAAAGAAAAGAACCAAGAGCTTGAGAGACACCTTGACACACACCGTAACCAAATGTCTTGCGTGGCACCGCACACCCAAGAGACCTAGGACCCTGATTTTGAAACCTCTTGACTATTCCCCGTGATCGGCACACCATGGACTAATGGCCACAACTAGATTTGCAGACCTTCTCACGTTCGGAGAGGAATGGAGGGGGTTGGGTTAGGGTGACACGTAGTCTGCATAGGCTATATGTTTCAAATGGTCTTGAAAATTACTATACGTGGATAAAACATTTGTATCGCCTCTTAACACCAACAAGGTTGCCCCAAAACGCCTTTTGCAACGCCTAGGATGGCGAGAAAATACCTATCATACAGAGGCGTATGGTCCAAACGTACGCGGCTCGGACAGTAAGCAAAAGTCAGTCGTGTGAGATTGGCATATGTTTGCCCCGTGGACACATGCCTGCCAAAGCTCCCTCATGATTTCTCGCGCATATGCACCATTACCTGTACCAAAACACCTGAAACCTCTCCCAAAAGTCTTCACACCATCTTCACCATTGGGACTATTGCCTTATCAATGACAGGATCCCTCCTGCATGCGGCGTCCTTTTCCGGCCCCCACTTGGAGTGCCAATCGCGCTCCCGCTGCTGCGCCTGGTCAAATGCCGCTCGGCACTCGGCCGGCAGCAGGTCTCTGATTTCGTCCGAGACTGCCGAGAGCCCGCGGAAAGGTGCAAGGAAGTCAGTGCTTCCGCGGTCGCGTGTGCTGCTactaccaccaccaccggccCTGTCACCGTCTATGAAGAAGCGACGGTCATATGAGGACGGCGCGATGCCTGAAGGCGGCGTCTCCAGGACGGTGTCGACCACGCGGAAGTTGCGGGGCACTGTTGACGGAAGAGGCTTGaagattgatgaggttgaTGCGCTGTCATTGTCTTGTTCTCTTGGTTGctcatgctgctgctgctgttcaaGCGGAACTACTTCAATGCGGGCATGGGTAGGCTGCATCGTGGCTGGGTAGTGCATCATATTTGTGTGCATGTCATAAACTCCGTGTAGGTTGGCTTGACGCATACCCGTCAAGATAGAGTTGAAGTTGCTATGAGATGACATTGTTAGCATATACCAGTCATCCCTCTGGACCAGTTGAATGGGGACTTACCTAGCCTCCTTTGCATGCTCATACATCCAGTTGGTGTCGTTGACAGCAACACGCCGCTTTTTGGGTGCCACAAACACTCCTGTCTGCTGAGCAACCACAGGCGCCGCAGAGTGGTAGACGCTGGAAGCACCATGCCATGCCACGTACTGGTTCTTGTTGTAGGGCTCACCGACAACAAAATGGTCATTTGGATCGGCCAGCTCGCCCTCAACAACACCGTCCATCCTCGCCTTGCCCACCTCGTAATCGTCGATGATGCGCCGACCACCGACAATAATCAGGGCTCCAAACTCCCTGAACACAGATCGTGCCGTGACAATACCTATTGACCGACCCTTGTAGCTGTGTGGGATGATCTCTCGTTCGATCATGTCCCgcttctcctcgtcgtccactATGACCTTGGTCAACCGCAGGTGCTTGGTAAAGAAGAGATACGAGTCCCTGAATCCCACACAACGCGCAGGCTCCGTCGACAACATGTAGAGCCTGTCGCCACGCCCAGCGACCGTGAACGTTCGACACCTGTACTCGCGGCCTCCCTGCAGGTTGCCGTTCTTGTCGACCTTGGTCTCTCCTTCGGGGTCCTCAGGGAGCGCGACCTCATCATTGATAATATCCATCATGGTGCCCTCCTTATCGATGGCCTGCTGCGTCGGTGCCAGACTTGCGCCCTTACGGCCGCCACGGCCCCGCCAGCCTCCCCGGCCGCGCCGACGAGGCGTGTTCTGTTCGCCCTCGCGCACAGGCACCTCAATCATGTTGTCCCAGTCCGGCGGGCGGTTCTTGGGTGGCCGGCCAAGTCGCTTGCGCCGAACCGTCTGAACTGGAGGCGGGGACGGTGACTTTGCAGCCTCttcctcgtcatcctccgcctCTTCGGCGGGTTGTTcgtcgtcttcatcttcatcaccGCCCGACTTGttttcatcgtcgtcgtcctcagcCTCGGGCTCATGTGCGGGGTCCTCTTCCTCATCTTCGTTGTCCTTGGAGGGTTCCGCTTCTGGTGCGGCGTCTGCCATGGGCTCATCTTCGTCCATCGTTTGATAGTGTTTCGGCGTGCTTTCTATGTAGAATGTTATGCGCATTAATACGGAGAATGCATCACAGCGAGGAGGTGTTTGCCAGCAAGGTAGATCATCGCCGGTGGTGGCATATCATAATGTGGTGGACCTACCTAGGGCGGCTGCTGCCCGTCGCGCCGCTGCGCGGCCGGACCGGCGTCCCATTTTGAAATGGGTACCGGAAAGGTTGTCTTCGCCAAACTAGGTTGTATGTTGCAGGGTGTAAAATTGCGCTCAAGAAAACTAGAGTGTTGATGAAACAGCTATCaattggcggcggtggcggtggtgctgcTTTGAATAGATAGACTTGATGTCCTTCCCTTCACGCGTCGTTGGACAGCTACTTCAAAAAGTCGCCGGCGCCTTCCCGCGCGTGAGATTGGATTCCATGTTGCGACAAGTGGGGCGTGAAGAAGACTCCACAATAGTTAACCCTAACCCAGACCATCGCAATCCTACCGGTAGGTCGCTGTTGCTGCCTGGACATGCTGGGAAAGGCCTGCCATATGCATTTGACGTTGCAAGGGTCCAGTAACAGCAGTGGCGGTCATGCCCCGGCCCGTGACGTTGCCTGTGTGCAAGTGACCGATGCCCCGCCATCAAGAAACGCTCCGATCCTAGTGACACTGCGTTTGCTTGAAGAGCTACCAAGCAAAGGTCGGACAACCATCGCCCTAGAAGAAGGACCATTCACTCATTTCCGGACCCTATCACAGCCGGCCCGCTTTGCGTTCGGTCGCGAGAAATCCCATATCCGGGCCTAAACTATCTAGACCGAAACTGTCTTGCCACCCAACCCAGAACTGAGAGACCTAGCTGTGCTTGGTCGTAGATCCAAACTCAATTGATTTCCGATCTACCTACGCACCCTGGATACCAGACCTTCGCAAATACGACCTCAAACATCGGGCACGGAGCCCCGTCGGTCGAGCTCCGTTGCGTGTCGTCTTCCGACCGAACGGGCCAGGAGTCCAAGCTCACGAGCTCCGTCTCGGAACATGCTCCCCAGGTCACCACAGCCGCAGAGTTGATCTCGCCTTTGTCTATCGCATCCCCTGAAGCAGACCTGAAGAACCCACCGATCACCACGGCTGCCAACATGGCTCCACGAGACGAGAACCAGACCAACGGCCAGGTCGAGGACCTGATAGACCTCAACGAGGCACCGTCACTCTCTGCTACAGAGGTCGTCAAGGACAAGACGGTAACGGAACCAAGG
The Pyricularia oryzae 70-15 chromosome 1, whole genome shotgun sequence DNA segment above includes these coding regions:
- a CDS encoding chromatin structure-remodeling complex protein RSC7, with protein sequence MGRRSGRAAARRAAAALESTPKHYQTMDEDEPMADAAPEAEPSKDNEDEEEDPAHEPEAEDDDDENKSGGDEDEDDEQPAEEAEDDEEEAAKSPSPPPVQTVRRKRLGRPPKNRPPDWDNMIEVPVREGEQNTPRRRGRGGWRGRGGRKGASLAPTQQAIDKEGTMMDIINDEVALPEDPEGETKVDKNGNLQGGREYRCRTFTVAGRGDRLYMLSTEPARCVGFRDSYLFFTKHLRLTKVIVDDEEKRDMIEREIIPHSYKGRSIGIVTARSVFREFGALIIVGGRRIIDDYEVGKARMDGVVEGELADPNDHFVVGEPYNKNQYVAWHGASSVYHSAAPVVAQQTGVFVAPKKRRVAVNDTNWMYEHAKEASNFNSILTGMRQANLHGVYDMHTNMMHYPATMQPTHARIEVVPLEQQQQHEQPREQDNDSASTSSIFKPLPSTVPRNFRVVDTVLETPPSGIAPSSYDRRFFIDGDRAGGGGSSSTRDRGSTDFLAPFRGLSAVSDEIRDLLPAECRAAFDQAQQRERDWHSKWGPEKDAACRRDPVIDKAIVPMVKMV